In a single window of the Gossypium hirsutum isolate 1008001.06 chromosome A13, Gossypium_hirsutum_v2.1, whole genome shotgun sequence genome:
- the LOC121212218 gene encoding scopoletin glucosyltransferase, whose protein sequence is MGREIHMFFLPFLAHGHLIPTVDMAKLFASRGVKTTIVTTPVNASFFSNTIERSKESGIHIGVELLNFPAVDFGLPEGCENVDLIPTHLSFELTSKFWKAVRMLQEPFEKLLQECKPDCMVVGMFFPWAIDVANKFGIPWLVFHGTSYFSLCATECMRLYEPHKKVQSDSEPFVVPNLPGDIEFTKNQLPDSVKHEDENEVSKMVKAAREAALKSYGVVVNSFYELEATYADYYRNVLGKKAWHVGPVSLCNRTAIDKLERGKKSTIDEHECLKWLDSKASNSVLYICFGSMANFTSAQLKEIAMALEVSEVQFIWVVRKPKNNEEDEDWLPEGFEKRMEGKGLIIRGWAPQVLILDHEAVGGFVTHCGWNSTLEGVCAGVPMVTWPIFAEQFYNEKLVTQVLKIGVAVGVQKWVRLEGDFVERGAIEKAVKEIMKSDRAEAMRNKAKALAETAKKAVEKGGSSYSDLDALIEEISLHSH, encoded by the coding sequence ATGGGAAGAGAAATTCATATGTTTTTCCTTCCATTCTTGGCTCATGGTCACCTCATCCCAACTGTGGATATGGCCAAGCTGTTTGCTAGTCGAGGGGTGAAGACAACTATAGTCACCACTCCAGTCAACGCTTCTTTCTTCTCCAACACAATCGAGAGAAGCAAGGAATCGGGTATCCATATCGGTGTTGAGCTTCTCAACTTCCCGGCTGTCGACTTTGGGTTGCCTGAAGGGTGTGAAAATGTTGACCTGATCCCTACTCACCTAAGTTTTGAACTGACGTCCAAGTTTTGGAAGGCCGTGCGCATGCTTCAAGAACCGTTCGAAAAGCTGTTACAAGAATGTAAACCAGATTGCATGGTGGTTGGCATGTTCTTCCCTTGGGCTATTGATGTTGCAAACAAGTTCGGAATTCCCTGGTTGGTGTTTCATGGAACTAGCTACTTCTCATTGTGTGCAACGGAGTGCATGAGACTATACGAGCCACACAAGAAAGTCCAGTCCGATTCCGAACCTTTTGTGGTGCCTAACCTTCCCGGCGATATCGAGTTCACGAAAAACCAGCTGCCAGATTCCGTCAAACATGAGGATGAAAATGAAGTTAGCAAGATGGTGAAAGCAGCCAGGGAGGCAGCCTTGAAAAGCTACGGCGTAGTTGTCAACAGTTTTTACGAGCTCGAGGCAACCTATGCTGATTACTATAGGAATGTGTTGGGTAAAAAGGCATGGCATGTCGGCCCTGTTTCGCTCTGCAATAGGACAGCTATAGATAAACTAGAGAGGGGGAAGAAATCAACCATTGATGAACACGAGTGCTTGAAGTGGCTTGACTCGAAAGCATCCAATTCGGTTCTTTACATATGTTTTGGGAGTATGGCCAACTTCACCTCTGCTCAGTTAAAGGAGATCGCCATGGCCCTTGAAGTATCAGAGGTGCAGTTCATTTGGGTTGTGAGGAAGCCAAAGAACAATGAAGAAGATGAGGATTGGTTGCCAGAAGGGTTTGAGAAGAGAATGGAAGGGAAGGGACTTATAATAAGAGGATGGGCACCCCAAGTTTTGATTCTTGATCATGAAGCAGTGGGAGGATTTGTGACTCATTGTGGATGGAATTCAACCTTGGAAGGCGTGTGTGCTGGTGTGCCTATGGTCACTTGGCCAATATTTGCAGAGCAGTTCTACAATGAAAAGTTGGTGACTCAAGTCTTGAAGATTGGAGTGGCCGTTGGTGTTCAGAAATGGGTGAGACTGGAGGGAGATTTTGTGGAAAGGGGAGCCATTGAAAAGGCAGTGAAGGAGATCATGAAGAGTGATAGAGCAGAAGCAATGAGAAACAAAGCCAAAGCACTGGCCGAAACAGCAAAAAAAGCTGTTGAAAAAGGAGGGTCTTCTTACTCTGATTTGGATGCTCTGATTGAAGAAATAAGCTTACATTCTCATTAA
- the LOC107894293 gene encoding scopoletin glucosyltransferase: protein MDSKPDPLHILFFPHLAHGHMIPTIDMARVFARQGVKATILTTHLNASFFSKVIERDRELGFEIDTVMIKFPSVEAGLPEGIENISSITSQEMGYKLFKAVSLLQQPLQQVLEDCHPNCLVADGMFPWATEVARKVGIPRLVFYGTSYLACCVLDSILRYEPLKNVTSDDQLFEVPGIPDKIMMTRLQQAAELRDSGTNTETTVVLHKLLEAEITSSGVIMNSFQELEPAYVRHYRKTLGRKTWHIGPLSLCNNDIEDKLERGNANAVSTHRVECLIWLDSKKPNSVLYICFGSVSWISPTQLNELAKGIEASGVDFIWVVRKTNKDEEEEEDKEEWLPKGFEERMKGKGLIIRGWAPQLLILDHEAIGGFLTHCGWNSILESITAGVPMVTWPLSNEQFSNEKLVTDIVRVGVGIGAQECSKWMESKKLLVTKENITSAISQLMVGEEANDMRNRASALKWMAKRAVEEGGSSHSDLKALLDGLRLNSI, encoded by the coding sequence ATGGACTCAAAACCAGATCCCCTTCATATCTTGTTCTTTCCACACCTGGCTCATGGACATATGATCCCAACTATAGATATGGCTAGAGTTTTTGCAAGGCAAGGTGTGAAAGCCACCATTCTCACAACTCATCTTAATGCCTCTTTCTTCTCTAAAGTGATTGAAAGAGACAGAGAGTTGGGATTTGAGATTGATACTGTGATGATAAAATTCCCTTCCGTGGAGGCTGGCCTGCCTGAGGGGATTGAGAATATAAGTTCCATCACTTCACAAGAAATGGGTTATAAACTCTTCAAGGCTGTTAGCTTGCTTCAACAACCCCTTCAACAAGTACTCGAAGACTGCCACCCCAATTGCCTGGTTGCAGATGGAATGTTTCCATGGGCTACAGAAGTTGCAAGGAAGGTAGGGATACCAAGGTTAGTTTTTTATGGAACAAGCTACCTCGCCTGTTGTGTTTTAGATAGCATCCTGCGTTATGAGCCTTTGAAAAATGTTACATCAGATGATCAACTCTTTGAAGTTCCTGGAATTCCAGACAAGATCATGATGACAAGGCTGCAACAAGCAGCTGAGCTTAGAGACTCAGGAACCAACACTGAAACCACAGTTGTGTTGCATAAACTTTTAGAAGCTGAGATTACAAGCTCCGGGGTTATCATGAACAGTTTCCAAGAGCTTGAACCAGCTTATGTACGACACTACAGGAAAACTTTGGGGAGGAAAACATGGCACATAGGCCCTTTATCTCTCTGCAACAATGACATTGAGGATAAATTAGAGAGGGGAAATGCAAATGCTGTCTCTACCCATAGAGTTGAATGCTTAATATGGCTAGACTCAAAGAAACCCAACTCAGTTTTATACATATGTTTTGGAAGTGTATCCTGGATCTCACCTACTCAGCTTAATGAGCTTGCTAAGGGGATAGAAGCTTCTGGGGTGGATTTCATATGGGTTGTGAGAAAGACCaataaagatgaagaagaagaagaagataaagaaGAGTGGCTGCCAAAAGGATTTGAAGAAAGGATGAAAGGGAAAGGTTTGATTATAAGGGGATGGGCACCTCAACTGTTGATTCTTGATCATGAAGCTATAGGAGGCTTTCTGACTCACTGTGGATGGAACTCAATACTGGAGAGTATCACCGCTGGAGTGCCAATGGTTACTTGGCCACTTAGTAATGAACAGTTCAGCAATGAAAAGCTAGTGACAGATATAGTAAGAGTAGGGGTTGGAATTGGAGCACAAGAATGCTCTAAATGGATGGAAAGCAAGAAATTGTTGGTGACAAAAGAAAATATAACCAGCGCAATATCTCAGCTGATGGTTGGTGAAGAAGCTAATGACATGAGGAACAGAGCCAGTGCATTGAAATGGATGGCAAAGAGAGCTGTTGAAGAAGGTGGATCATCTCACTCTGATTTGAAGGCTTTGTTAGATGGATTGAGATTGAACAGCATTTAG
- the LOC107894294 gene encoding protein SRC2 homolog, whose amino-acid sequence MSFSGIQGHLLQVTVVGCTNLKNTEWISRQDPYVCLEYGSTQHRTSTCTDGGKMPIFQEKFTFSLIERLREINVVVWNSNTVTYDDFIGTGKVQLQRVLSYGYDDNPWPLQTKTGRYAGEARLIMRYEKAQNPVIPFAPSAPPYATSPYQFPPYSTLPQSYPTPSPYPAYPSYPSSMYPPPSTYPPPPAYPPPPLPSAYPPASPYYPPGPGFYPPPPH is encoded by the exons ATGTCGTTTTCGGGTATTCAAGGCCACCTTCTACAGGTCACTG TTGTCGGATGTACCAATTTGAAAAATACTGAATGGATTTCAAGACAAGATCCCTATGTTTGCCTTGAATATGGTAGCACCCAACACCGTACTAGTACCTGCACAG ATGGTGGCAAAATGCCAATATTCCAAGAGAAGTTTACCTTCTCGTTGATTGAAAGGCTGAGAGAGATAAATGTGGTGGTCTGGAACAGCAATACTGTAACGTACGATGATTTTATTGGCACTGGAAA GGTTCAATTGCAGAGGGTTCTTTCTTATGGTTATGATGATAATCCTTGGCCCCTTCAGACTAAAACTGGCAG ATATGCTGGAGAAGCGCGGCTCATAATGCGTTACGAAAAAGCCCAA AACCCGGTCATACCATTTGCTCCATCAGCGCCACCCTACGCAACCAGTCCTTATCAATTCCCTCCATACTCAACCCTTCCACAATCATATCCAACTCCATCACCATATCCCGCATATCCTTCATACCCGTCATCCATGTATCCTCCACCATCCACATATCCTCCACCTCCTGCATACCCTCCACCTCCCTTGCCTTCAGCGTATCCACCAGCCTCACCTTATTATCCCCCAG GTCCAGGCTTTTATCCGCCACCGCCGCACTAA